The following proteins are encoded in a genomic region of Thermococcus pacificus:
- a CDS encoding DUF402 domain-containing protein has protein sequence MSTDTGVTVRIRGIYSTALTKLFLDRGFGIAQPSNKIVERLGLEKTYDEFDVDIYDKKDHHGVVLVGTKVEEVKEVLEEEFIDVFFRKLPYQLYGVYKGIVVQRDEKYVYVDIGSAIGTIPVRDLPRAKEGDELLVQVKKHNLLPQLSVMITVPGDYAVLIPKPVGAQRHVKISRKIRDSQERERLRILGLSIDLGEWGILWRTAAAYKDWNILRDEIIKLSKLSDRLAKANSYTAPSLIIEGRNIYEVEFGGGAKRKLDEIRNKAVPTVEGHHQLKAYDLEFSFAVEIAEGILAKVPGQRAKVNQGFWEALIENKGPRKGWLFRLEHHKPDGQLIKIGPGEIQEVSTNPLKVTFRRHLKPGKFYDGLDIPIEFGDYVITEIEAGKWWFVHRYYDKNGNLKGEYYNINTPVEIYPDRARYIDLEVDIVKWPDGKKEIIDKEKLTEHYEEGTISEKLYRAVLRIVQEVYDRI, from the coding sequence GTGTCTACAGACACAGGAGTTACAGTCCGGATTAGGGGCATATACAGCACGGCCCTGACGAAGCTTTTCCTCGACAGGGGCTTCGGCATTGCGCAGCCGAGCAACAAGATCGTCGAGAGGCTCGGACTGGAGAAGACCTACGACGAGTTCGACGTTGACATCTACGACAAGAAGGACCACCACGGTGTGGTCCTCGTTGGAACAAAGGTTGAGGAAGTTAAGGAAGTTCTCGAGGAGGAGTTCATCGACGTCTTCTTCCGGAAGCTTCCCTATCAGCTCTACGGGGTATACAAGGGCATCGTCGTCCAGAGGGACGAGAAGTACGTTTATGTTGACATCGGGAGTGCTATAGGTACTATACCCGTAAGGGACCTCCCGCGCGCGAAGGAGGGGGATGAACTGCTCGTCCAGGTCAAGAAGCACAACCTCCTGCCCCAGCTCAGCGTCATGATCACCGTCCCAGGAGATTACGCCGTCCTGATTCCGAAGCCTGTCGGTGCTCAGAGGCACGTGAAGATATCGCGCAAAATAAGGGACAGCCAGGAGCGCGAGAGGCTCAGGATACTCGGCCTCAGCATAGACCTCGGCGAGTGGGGCATCCTCTGGAGAACCGCTGCAGCTTACAAGGACTGGAACATCCTGAGGGACGAGATAATAAAGCTATCGAAGCTCTCCGACAGGCTCGCCAAAGCGAACTCTTACACGGCCCCATCACTCATAATCGAGGGCCGGAACATATACGAGGTCGAGTTTGGAGGGGGCGCGAAGAGGAAGCTCGACGAGATAAGGAACAAAGCCGTTCCGACCGTCGAGGGCCACCACCAGCTCAAGGCCTATGACCTTGAGTTCAGCTTTGCCGTCGAGATAGCCGAGGGCATACTGGCCAAGGTGCCGGGTCAGAGGGCCAAGGTCAACCAGGGCTTCTGGGAAGCGCTGATAGAGAATAAAGGACCGAGGAAGGGCTGGCTCTTCAGGCTGGAGCACCACAAGCCGGACGGGCAGCTCATAAAGATAGGCCCCGGCGAGATCCAGGAGGTCTCGACGAACCCGCTGAAGGTCACCTTCAGGCGCCACCTCAAGCCAGGCAAGTTCTACGACGGCCTCGACATCCCGATAGAGTTTGGGGACTACGTCATCACGGAGATTGAGGCAGGAAAGTGGTGGTTCGTGCACCGCTACTACGACAAGAACGGCAACCTCAAGGGCGAGTACTACAACATCAACACGCCGGTCGAGATATACCCGGACAGGGCCAGATACATAGACCTCGAAGTGGACATCGTGAAGTGGCCGGACGGTAAGAAAGAGATAATCGACAAGGAGAAGCTCACCGAGCACTATGAGGAGGGAACGATAAGCGAGAAGCTCTACAGGGCCGTCCTGAGAATAGTGCAGGAGGTCTACGATAGAATTTGA
- the moaA gene encoding GTP 3',8-cyclase MoaA, with protein MLYDRFGRPVTNLRISLTQDCNFRCFFCHREGQRFNVGNEMTPEEIERLVRIASHLGIKKVKLTGGEPTVRDDILEIVERIKPYVVDLSMTTNGSRLKELAKPLAKAGLDRVNVSLHSLKPDVYKRITGVDMLETVLEGIEEAVKYLSPVKLNMTVMKGLNEGEIWDMVDFAAKTGTILQLIELEAPREMTKTTFFRKYFYPLKHVERELEKRAVETRERRMHRRKKYFVPTDYGIAEVEVVRAMHNTVFCANCTRLRVTSNGMFKTCLLRNDDLINFLSAMRNGASDAEIAEIFKKAVLMREPYWK; from the coding sequence GTGCTCTACGACCGCTTCGGAAGGCCGGTGACTAACCTTAGAATCTCGCTCACGCAGGACTGCAACTTCCGCTGCTTCTTCTGCCATAGGGAAGGTCAGAGGTTTAACGTTGGGAATGAGATGACACCAGAGGAGATAGAGAGGCTCGTTAGAATAGCATCGCACCTTGGTATTAAGAAGGTCAAGCTGACCGGCGGAGAGCCCACCGTTCGGGATGACATACTGGAGATTGTGGAGCGCATAAAGCCCTACGTGGTCGATTTAAGCATGACAACTAACGGGAGCAGGCTTAAAGAGCTTGCCAAACCCCTTGCAAAGGCCGGCCTCGACCGCGTTAACGTTTCCCTCCACAGTCTCAAACCGGACGTTTACAAGCGCATAACGGGTGTTGACATGCTGGAAACGGTTCTCGAGGGAATCGAGGAGGCGGTAAAATACCTCAGCCCGGTTAAGCTCAACATGACAGTCATGAAGGGTCTGAACGAGGGCGAGATATGGGACATGGTGGACTTCGCGGCTAAAACTGGAACGATACTCCAGCTCATCGAGCTTGAAGCCCCGAGGGAGATGACCAAGACCACTTTCTTCAGGAAGTACTTCTACCCCCTCAAGCACGTTGAGAGGGAGCTTGAGAAGAGGGCCGTGGAGACGCGCGAGAGGAGGATGCACAGGCGGAAGAAGTACTTCGTTCCGACTGACTATGGCATTGCCGAGGTCGAGGTGGTCAGGGCCATGCACAACACGGTATTCTGTGCAAACTGCACGCGCTTGAGGGTTACGTCCAACGGCATGTTCAAGACATGTCTCCTCAGAAACGACGATCTGATAAATTTTCTGAGCGCCATGAGGAACGGTGCGAGCGATGCGGAGATAGCTGAGATTTTCAAGAAGGCCGTTCTCATGCGCGAGCCGTACTGGAAGTGA
- a CDS encoding DUF835 domain-containing protein — protein MEGVNYPELVMGIVLLLGSLLGIYRAWHYYSRLSGVWRDLSKRVIVSLIFFALGALGTIAHSWLWADISVIIQAVFYTLSYVLILFVLFMSLRRVSSQKPASKRPQPEDREESNVPVRGGYLLSNAPSPSTLMLLKRASGGLLVVSRNTYDQWVKKSGVEPDKFIWLSRAELEGAVDPGKLHVLQREILAFLETQSPASVYFEGVEYLVLYNDFPGVAKFLFSVKDAVLINNSLMLLFLPKGVLDSKQESVLAREFEPIDEKELTRRILNALPEKERAEITLFGVLPPAGGRESEGSKGAGAESSEEGSGAGEEKTEEA, from the coding sequence ATGGAAGGTGTCAACTACCCAGAATTGGTTATGGGCATTGTGCTACTGCTGGGCTCTCTGCTCGGTATTTATCGCGCCTGGCACTACTATTCCCGGCTCTCGGGAGTCTGGAGAGACCTGAGCAAAAGAGTAATTGTTTCGTTGATTTTTTTCGCATTGGGGGCCTTGGGGACTATTGCTCATTCTTGGTTGTGGGCAGACATCTCGGTGATTATTCAGGCGGTGTTCTACACTCTGTCTTACGTGTTAATTTTATTTGTGCTTTTTATGAGCCTCAGACGTGTTTCATCCCAAAAACCTGCCTCTAAGAGACCTCAGCCAGAGGACCGTGAAGAGAGCAATGTCCCTGTAAGGGGCGGTTATCTGCTGAGTAACGCCCCGTCTCCCTCGACATTGATGCTTCTGAAGAGAGCATCCGGTGGTCTCCTGGTGGTGAGCAGAAACACCTACGACCAGTGGGTTAAAAAATCCGGTGTTGAGCCCGATAAGTTTATCTGGCTGAGCAGGGCTGAGCTGGAGGGGGCAGTAGACCCCGGAAAGCTTCACGTACTTCAGAGGGAGATACTGGCCTTTTTGGAAACGCAGAGTCCCGCAAGCGTTTACTTTGAGGGCGTTGAGTATCTGGTACTCTACAACGACTTCCCCGGCGTTGCTAAGTTCCTGTTTTCAGTTAAGGACGCGGTGCTGATCAACAACTCTTTAATGCTCCTTTTCCTGCCGAAGGGGGTTCTCGATTCGAAACAGGAATCCGTACTGGCCAGGGAGTTTGAACCGATTGACGAGAAAGAGTTAACGAGAAGAATTTTAAATGCACTACCAGAGAAGGAAAGGGCCGAAATAACGCTCTTCGGCGTGCTTCCGCCGGCCGGGGGGCGGGAATCGGAGGGAAGCAAGGGTGCCGGTGCTGAAAGTTCCGAAGAGGGAAGCGGAGCCGGTGAAGAGAAAACTGAAGAAGCTTAA
- the taw22 gene encoding tRNA (guanine(37)-N1)/4-demethylwyosine(37)-methyltransferase Taw22 — MPVLKVPKREAEPVKRKLKKLNLYDGKRRPGIEGDFVLLPIFEDETVYSLGYEVLDIELPLRPERQIYKNLESVLAERLTPEELKHLRRYDVIGDIAVIQIPPELEHRVDDIVWGLRKVHPFLKVVAKKGFHEGAFRIRDYSIIWGEKRLETVHKENGVEIKVDLSKAFFNPRMKGERYRLAQLVRDGERILIPFAGVLPYALVIARYRKVKITAVELNREAYELGLENIELNRKRLKGEIEFIHGDAFEVLPELPTYDRVISPTPRGVDALALTLSKAERWLHYYDFVHEAEIEDFRRRIIEECSRQGKDCEVRVKKVSDFKPHVFKVCADVRIKG; from the coding sequence GTGCCGGTGCTGAAAGTTCCGAAGAGGGAAGCGGAGCCGGTGAAGAGAAAACTGAAGAAGCTTAACCTCTACGACGGGAAGAGAAGGCCAGGGATAGAGGGTGATTTCGTTCTTTTGCCCATTTTTGAGGATGAGACGGTTTACTCCCTCGGCTACGAGGTTCTTGACATTGAACTCCCGCTCAGGCCGGAGAGGCAGATATACAAGAACCTTGAGAGCGTTTTAGCGGAGAGGCTAACCCCAGAGGAGCTGAAGCACCTCCGTAGATACGACGTAATCGGCGACATAGCGGTAATCCAAATCCCACCCGAGCTTGAACATAGGGTTGATGACATCGTCTGGGGCCTTCGTAAGGTTCACCCGTTTCTCAAGGTTGTTGCCAAAAAGGGCTTCCACGAGGGGGCGTTCAGGATAAGGGACTACTCCATAATCTGGGGTGAAAAAAGGCTTGAGACCGTCCACAAGGAGAATGGCGTCGAGATAAAGGTGGACCTTTCAAAGGCCTTCTTCAACCCGAGGATGAAGGGCGAGAGATACCGTCTGGCCCAGCTCGTTCGCGATGGTGAGAGGATTCTTATTCCCTTCGCCGGCGTTCTGCCGTATGCGCTCGTCATAGCTCGCTATCGGAAGGTAAAAATCACAGCGGTCGAGCTGAACAGGGAGGCCTATGAGCTTGGACTTGAGAACATCGAGTTGAACAGAAAACGCTTGAAGGGGGAGATAGAGTTCATACACGGCGACGCCTTTGAGGTTCTTCCTGAGCTTCCAACCTACGACCGCGTGATAAGTCCAACGCCGAGGGGAGTTGATGCGCTGGCCCTAACGCTGAGCAAGGCTGAGAGATGGCTCCACTACTACGACTTCGTACACGAGGCCGAGATTGAGGACTTTAGAAGGAGAATAATCGAGGAGTGCTCAAGGCAGGGGAAGGACTGTGAAGTTAGGGTAAAAAAGGTCAGCGACTTTAAGCCCCACGTGTTTAAGGTCTGTGCGGACGTGAGGATAAAAGGGTAG
- a CDS encoding replication factor C large subunit has translation MPREAPWVEKYRPRKLSEIVNQEKAIEQVRAWVEAWLHGNPPKKKALILAGPPGSGKTTTVYALAHEYGFEVIELNASDERTYEKIERYVQAAYTMDILGKHRKLIFLDEADNIEPSGAKEIAKLIDKARNPIIMAANHYWEVPKEIRAKAQIVEYKRLTQRDIIKALIRILKREGITVPKEVLYDIAKHANGDLRAAVNDLQTVVTGGVEDAHEVLAYRDTEKSVFQALAQVFATDNAKKAKIAILGVDMFPHELLQWIDENVPYVYYRPEDIARAYEAISRADIYLGRAQRTGAYSLWKYATDMMTAGVAVAGVKKKGFVRIYPPKTIKLLTESKTERTLRDSVVKKIMKEMHMAKLEALETLNYLKAIFENNPDMAAHFVVYLDLDLKEVEFIAGDKEKAKTIWAKSMNIEKKLKREGELEARAREAGKELEEAKEAAEEEEAEKAEGETEEAGEETEEEINEEELEKAEEEIEPVRKEESEKIDRPKKKGKQATLFDFLKR, from the coding sequence ATGCCGAGGGAAGCCCCCTGGGTCGAGAAGTATCGCCCGAGAAAGCTCAGCGAAATAGTCAATCAGGAAAAGGCAATAGAACAGGTTAGGGCATGGGTCGAGGCATGGCTTCACGGCAACCCTCCAAAGAAGAAAGCTTTGATCCTCGCCGGTCCGCCCGGGAGCGGGAAGACAACCACAGTCTACGCTCTCGCTCATGAATATGGCTTCGAAGTAATCGAGCTGAACGCGAGCGACGAGAGAACCTATGAGAAGATAGAGCGCTACGTTCAAGCGGCCTACACGATGGACATCCTCGGAAAGCACAGGAAGCTCATCTTCCTCGACGAGGCCGACAACATAGAGCCGAGTGGGGCTAAAGAGATAGCCAAGCTCATCGACAAAGCCAGAAATCCCATAATAATGGCCGCCAACCACTACTGGGAGGTCCCGAAGGAGATAAGGGCCAAAGCTCAGATAGTGGAATACAAGCGCCTCACTCAGAGGGACATAATCAAGGCACTGATAAGGATTCTCAAGCGCGAGGGAATTACCGTCCCCAAGGAGGTTCTCTACGACATTGCGAAGCACGCCAACGGCGACCTGAGAGCTGCAGTAAACGACCTCCAGACCGTCGTGACCGGAGGAGTGGAAGACGCCCACGAGGTCTTGGCTTACCGCGACACGGAGAAGAGCGTCTTTCAGGCGCTGGCGCAGGTCTTCGCCACCGACAACGCCAAAAAGGCGAAGATAGCAATTCTCGGTGTCGACATGTTTCCCCACGAGCTTCTTCAGTGGATAGACGAGAACGTCCCCTACGTCTATTACCGGCCGGAAGACATAGCGCGCGCTTATGAAGCGATAAGCAGGGCAGATATATACCTCGGGAGGGCGCAGAGGACCGGAGCGTATTCCCTCTGGAAGTACGCGACCGACATGATGACGGCAGGCGTTGCCGTTGCCGGCGTCAAGAAGAAGGGCTTCGTCAGGATCTACCCGCCGAAGACGATAAAGCTCCTCACCGAGAGCAAGACCGAGCGGACTTTGAGGGACTCGGTGGTCAAGAAGATAATGAAAGAGATGCACATGGCCAAGCTCGAAGCGCTGGAGACCCTCAACTACCTCAAAGCCATCTTTGAGAACAATCCCGACATGGCAGCCCACTTCGTCGTCTACCTTGACCTCGATCTGAAGGAAGTCGAGTTCATAGCCGGTGACAAGGAGAAGGCCAAGACGATATGGGCCAAGAGCATGAACATCGAGAAGAAGCTCAAGAGGGAGGGCGAGCTTGAGGCCAGGGCCAGGGAAGCCGGGAAAGAACTCGAAGAGGCCAAGGAGGCCGCGGAGGAAGAAGAGGCAGAGAAAGCCGAAGGGGAGACCGAAGAAGCCGGGGAAGAGACCGAGGAAGAAATAAACGAGGAGGAGCTTGAGAAGGCGGAAGAGGAAATAGAGCCGGTCAGAAAGGAAGAGTCAGAGAAGATAGACAGGCCAAAGAAGAAGGGCAAGCAGGCGACGCTGTTTGACTTTTTGAAGAGGTGA
- a CDS encoding replication factor C small subunit, with amino-acid sequence MSAEVQEVKILEKPWVEKYRPERLDDIVGQAHIVKRLKHYAKTGSMPHLLFAGPPGVGKTTAALALARELFGENWRHNFLELNASDERGINVIREKVKEFARTKPIGGASFKIIFLDEADALTQDAQQALRRTMEMFSNNVRFILSCNYSSKIIEPIQSRCAIFRFRPLNDDAIAERIRYIAENEGLELTEEGLQAILYVAEGDMRRAINVLQAAAALDTKITDENVFLVASRARPEDVREMMELALEGNFLKARDKLREILLKQGLSGEDVLIQMHKEVFNLPIPEDKKVALADKIGEYNFRLVEGANEMIQLEALLAQFTIMGK; translated from the coding sequence ATGTCAGCTGAAGTTCAGGAGGTTAAGATTCTAGAAAAGCCCTGGGTTGAGAAATACCGCCCAGAGCGGCTCGACGATATAGTCGGTCAGGCTCACATAGTTAAGAGGCTCAAGCACTACGCTAAAACCGGTTCGATGCCGCACCTTTTATTCGCAGGGCCGCCGGGCGTCGGGAAAACGACTGCCGCTCTGGCCCTCGCGAGAGAGTTATTTGGTGAAAACTGGCGCCACAACTTCCTTGAGTTGAACGCGAGCGATGAGCGCGGCATAAACGTCATCCGCGAGAAGGTGAAGGAGTTCGCCAGGACGAAGCCGATAGGAGGGGCGAGCTTCAAGATAATCTTCCTTGATGAAGCGGACGCCCTAACGCAAGACGCCCAGCAGGCCCTCAGGAGAACCATGGAGATGTTCTCGAACAACGTGCGCTTCATCCTCAGCTGCAACTACTCCTCAAAGATCATCGAGCCAATTCAGTCAAGATGTGCCATTTTCCGCTTCAGGCCTCTCAATGACGACGCCATAGCGGAGCGTATAAGATACATCGCCGAGAACGAAGGCCTTGAGCTGACGGAGGAAGGGCTTCAAGCCATCCTCTATGTCGCAGAGGGTGACATGAGGCGCGCGATAAACGTCCTTCAAGCTGCTGCTGCTCTCGACACCAAGATAACCGACGAAAACGTCTTCCTCGTCGCCAGCAGGGCCAGGCCCGAAGATGTCCGTGAGATGATGGAGCTGGCCCTGGAAGGCAACTTCCTCAAGGCGAGGGACAAGCTGAGGGAAATACTCCTAAAGCAGGGCCTCAGCGGGGAGGATGTGCTCATCCAGATGCACAAGGAGGTCTTCAACCTGCCGATTCCAGAGGATAAAAAGGTCGCTTTGGCCGACAAGATAGGCGAGTACAACTTCCGCCTCGTTGAAGGGGCCAACGAGATGATACAGCTTGAGGCCCTGCTCGCTCAGTTCACCATAATGGGCAAGTGA
- a CDS encoding glycine C-acetyltransferase: protein MAKLDWIREELQELKDKGLYVTIRKLESAQGPWVVVDGKKVLNMCSNNYLGLAAAPEIRYAAIRAILDYGVGAGAVRTIAGTMELHVELEEKLAKFKKREAAILLQSGYNANLGAISALLKKGEDGVFISEELNHASIIDGMRLSGAPKVIYKHLDMEDLEARLKENKDKKKKIIVSDGVFSMDGDLAPLPEMAELAEQYDAILYIDDAHGEGVLGDSGRGIVDHFKLHDRVDFEMGTLSKAFGVIGGYVAGPEEAIEYLRQRARPFLFSSAPNPPDVAAAIAAVEILQRSDELVKKLWDNTHFLQNGLRELGYDLGNTKHPITPVMLYDEKLAQEFSRRLYDEYNIFAQAIVYPTVPLGTARIRLEPSAAHSKEDLQYVIDAFEDLGKKTGFLK from the coding sequence ATGGCGAAACTAGACTGGATTAGGGAAGAGCTCCAGGAGCTTAAGGATAAGGGGCTCTACGTGACCATAAGGAAGCTTGAAAGCGCCCAGGGCCCGTGGGTGGTCGTCGACGGCAAGAAGGTTCTTAACATGTGCTCGAACAACTACCTCGGCCTTGCCGCGGCCCCCGAGATTAGATACGCGGCAATAAGGGCCATCCTCGACTACGGCGTTGGAGCTGGAGCGGTCAGAACCATAGCGGGAACCATGGAGCTCCACGTTGAGCTTGAGGAGAAGCTCGCCAAGTTCAAGAAGAGGGAAGCTGCCATACTCCTCCAGAGCGGCTACAACGCCAACCTCGGAGCGATAAGCGCCCTCCTTAAGAAGGGCGAGGATGGAGTATTCATAAGTGAAGAGCTGAACCACGCGAGCATCATCGACGGAATGCGCCTCAGCGGCGCGCCGAAGGTCATCTACAAGCACCTCGATATGGAAGACCTTGAGGCGAGACTTAAAGAGAACAAGGATAAGAAGAAGAAAATCATCGTAAGCGATGGTGTCTTCTCGATGGACGGTGACCTCGCCCCCCTCCCGGAGATGGCGGAGCTGGCCGAGCAGTACGATGCCATACTCTACATAGACGACGCCCACGGTGAGGGTGTCCTTGGCGACAGCGGAAGGGGTATAGTCGACCACTTCAAGCTCCACGACAGGGTTGACTTCGAGATGGGAACGCTGAGCAAGGCCTTCGGCGTCATAGGTGGCTACGTCGCCGGACCGGAGGAGGCGATAGAATACCTCCGCCAGAGGGCCAGGCCGTTCCTCTTCTCGAGCGCACCGAACCCGCCTGACGTTGCCGCGGCCATAGCGGCAGTGGAGATACTCCAGAGGAGCGACGAGCTTGTTAAGAAGCTCTGGGACAACACCCACTTCCTCCAGAACGGATTACGCGAGTTAGGCTACGACCTCGGCAACACCAAGCACCCGATCACGCCGGTCATGCTCTACGACGAGAAGCTCGCCCAGGAGTTCTCAAGGAGATTATACGACGAATACAACATCTTCGCCCAGGCGATAGTCTATCCGACCGTCCCGCTCGGAACAGCTAGAATAAGGCTCGAGCCTTCGGCGGCCCACAGCAAGGAGGACCTCCAGTACGTCATCGACGCCTTCGAAGACCTCGGAAAGAAGACCGGTTTCCTGAAGTGA
- the endA gene encoding tRNA-intron lyase, which produces MKEPIVFQLSGDRVFSEREKAINQFYNKRYFGEVVNGKLFLSLIEAAYLMEKGKIRVFDGDRELSFQDLVELGRKRDDQFDIKLLVYTDLRDRGYTVKSALKFGSHFRVYRRGMDEHSQWLVWVVPENLRFSPNDITARVRVAHGVRKNMVMAVVDEDNDVVYYKIEWVKF; this is translated from the coding sequence TTGAAGGAACCGATAGTCTTCCAGCTAAGTGGAGACAGGGTCTTCAGCGAGCGCGAGAAAGCTATCAACCAGTTCTACAACAAGCGCTACTTCGGCGAGGTTGTGAACGGGAAGCTCTTCCTCTCGCTTATTGAGGCGGCCTACCTGATGGAGAAGGGCAAGATAAGGGTCTTCGATGGTGATAGAGAGCTGTCCTTCCAGGATTTGGTAGAACTCGGGCGGAAGCGCGATGACCAGTTCGATATAAAGCTCCTCGTCTACACCGACCTGCGCGACAGGGGATACACCGTGAAATCGGCCCTCAAGTTCGGCTCCCATTTTAGGGTTTACAGGCGGGGAATGGACGAGCACTCGCAGTGGCTCGTCTGGGTGGTTCCCGAGAACCTGCGCTTTTCTCCGAACGACATAACTGCGCGGGTTAGGGTGGCCCACGGCGTCAGGAAGAACATGGTCATGGCCGTCGTCGATGAGGACAACGACGTGGTGTATTATAAGATTGAGTGGGTGAAGTTTTAG
- the rimI gene encoding ribosomal protein S18-alanine N-acetyltransferase: MSVSIRRAGRRIPLAMVSIRPAKLFDIPEVVRIERASFNEEYPRGVFLAFLENNPSTFLVAEYGGRVIGYVMGYLRPDLEGHIMSIAVDPEYRGNGIGSALLTEVIERLINEGARYIGLEVRVSNETAIRLYESFGFRKIKRIIGYYSDGEDAYYMLLPAEEWGGRN, translated from the coding sequence ATGAGCGTTTCCATCAGACGGGCTGGTAGGAGGATCCCCCTGGCCATGGTTTCCATAAGGCCTGCCAAACTCTTCGATATCCCCGAGGTAGTCAGGATAGAGCGTGCATCCTTCAACGAGGAGTACCCGCGCGGCGTGTTCTTGGCGTTCCTTGAGAACAACCCCAGCACGTTTCTCGTGGCTGAGTATGGCGGCAGGGTAATCGGCTACGTCATGGGCTACCTGCGGCCCGATCTCGAGGGCCACATAATGAGCATAGCCGTCGATCCGGAATACCGGGGCAACGGCATAGGCTCGGCCCTCCTGACCGAGGTTATAGAAAGACTCATAAACGAGGGCGCCCGCTATATCGGGCTGGAGGTTCGCGTGAGCAACGAGACCGCAATAAGGCTCTACGAGAGCTTTGGGTTCAGGAAAATCAAGAGGATAATCGGCTACTATTCCGATGGTGAGGACGCTTACTACATGCTCCTGCCTGCTGAAGAGTGGGGTGGACGGAATTGA
- a CDS encoding FecCD family ABC transporter permease: MRKWLPALITLSITSLFLGVYIGSVSISPSDITSSIAYGIKEAFHGLFPSIDPGEKPSYFVIVWEIRLPRVLLAYLVGLSLAGAGTASQALFRNPLADPYIMGISAGAGLGAALASVYWHGHLGLAALVSAILSVFIVYSVSRVDGKVPVDTLLLAGIAFGFLASAATWYILLSHQDRATLTWMWLMGSFNGATWGDVGKMVLVSALGLGFLVWKWRELNLVLLGEESIALGLDLHLYRRLFIGAITLLTAFSVSTSGIIGFVGLMGPHIMRLILGPNHRELTPASALFGGVLLVTADLIARVLSRPTEIPVGIVTAMMGAPFFLYLLMKHKRGELYS; the protein is encoded by the coding sequence ATGAGAAAGTGGCTACCTGCGCTCATCACACTCTCAATCACATCCCTGTTCCTCGGGGTTTACATAGGCTCGGTGAGCATCAGCCCATCCGATATAACCTCCTCAATTGCCTACGGGATAAAAGAAGCCTTCCACGGCCTATTCCCATCAATAGACCCCGGTGAGAAGCCGAGTTACTTCGTGATCGTCTGGGAGATCCGTCTTCCACGGGTTCTATTAGCTTACCTCGTTGGACTCAGTCTGGCTGGAGCCGGAACCGCGAGCCAGGCGCTCTTCCGCAACCCCCTGGCGGATCCGTACATAATGGGCATAAGCGCCGGGGCCGGGCTGGGGGCGGCGCTGGCCTCCGTATATTGGCATGGTCACCTGGGGTTGGCGGCCCTCGTTTCGGCGATACTGTCGGTCTTCATTGTTTACTCCGTCTCGAGGGTTGACGGAAAAGTGCCCGTGGACACCCTCCTGCTGGCCGGAATAGCCTTCGGCTTCCTCGCGAGTGCAGCCACCTGGTACATCCTCCTAAGCCATCAGGACAGGGCAACGCTCACGTGGATGTGGCTCATGGGGAGCTTCAACGGGGCAACGTGGGGCGATGTGGGAAAGATGGTGCTCGTCTCCGCCCTCGGACTCGGCTTCCTCGTATGGAAGTGGCGCGAGCTGAACCTCGTCCTCCTTGGAGAGGAGAGCATAGCCCTCGGCCTGGACCTCCACCTCTACAGAAGGCTGTTCATTGGCGCTATAACCTTACTCACGGCCTTTTCGGTCTCGACCTCTGGTATAATCGGCTTCGTCGGGCTTATGGGGCCGCACATAATGCGGCTCATCCTCGGACCGAACCACAGGGAGCTAACACCAGCAAGCGCGCTCTTCGGAGGAGTTCTCCTCGTCACGGCAGACCTCATAGCCAGGGTCCTATCGAGGCCGACGGAGATTCCTGTAGGCATAGTGACGGCTATGATGGGCGCGCCCTTCTTCCTCTACCTCCTGATGAAGCACAAGAGGGGGGAGCTTTACTCATGA